Proteins encoded together in one Solanum lycopersicum chromosome 7, SLM_r2.1 window:
- the LOC101259171 gene encoding root phototropism protein 2: MATPLKNTNRLSLAMERTGQWVFSQEIPTDVIVEVGEANFNLHKFMLVAKSNYIRKLILDTKESDVSRINLSDIPGGPEMFEKAAKFCYGVNFEITVHNVAALRCAAEYLQMTDKYCDNNLASRTEDFLAQVALTSLSGALVVLKSCENLLPLAHDLNIIQRCVDIAGAKACVEANFPSRSPPNWWTEELTILDVAFFERIIVAMKTRGAKALTIASAIITYTERSLRDLVRDHSGNNTRLMVPEDSDMRMHQRELLESIVTLLPAERAAFPINFLCCLLRTAIFLRAASSCKNELEKRISAILEHVTVDDLLVLSFSYDGERLFDLESVRRIISGFMEKEKSVAVFKGGDFGDVCTTAMQRVAKTVDAYLGEIATFGDLSISKFNGIAILVPKGARKADDDLYRAVDIYLKAHPHLDEIEREKVCSVMDPLKLSHEARVHASQNKRLPVQIVLHALYFDQLKIRSGAADDSNNNMPEAMATRNQLQADVSLVKENEVLRTELLKMKMYIADIQKTTNSSQGTSKGSLKKTTFFSSVSKTLGKFNPFKHGSKDTSSIVDDAALDLTKPRRRRFSIS; encoded by the exons ATGGCTACTCCTCTCAAAAATACCAATAGACTCTCTCTTGCAATGGAAAGAACTGGCCAATG GGTATTTTCACAAGAAATTCCAACTGATGTTATtgttgaagtaggtgaagcaaactttAATCTTCACAAG TTCATGCTAGTAGCAAAGAGCAATTACATAAGGAAACTTATACTTGATACTAAAGAAAGTGATGTAAGTCGTATAAACTTGTCTGATATTCCTGGAGGGCCAGAGATGTTTGAGAAGGCAGCCAAGTTCTGCTATGGAGTTAACTTTGAAATCACAGTACATAACGTTGCTGCTCTTCGTTGTGCTGCTGAATATCTTCAAATGACTGATAAATACTGTGACAACAATCTCGCAAGCAGAACAGAGGATTTTCTAGCTCAAGTTGCCTTGACTAGCCTTTCTGGTGCACTTGTTGTGTTAAAGTCATGTGAAAATCTTCTTCCTCTTGCACATGATCTCAATATCATTCAAAGATGTGTTGACATCGCCGGTGCTAAG GCGTGTGTGGAGGCGAATTTTCCTAGCAGATCACCACCAAATTGGTGGACGGAAGAGTTAACTATCTTAGATGTAGCTTTTTTCGAGAGAATTATTGTTGCAATGAAAACTCGTGGGGCAAAAGCGTTAACCATAGCAAGTGCCATAATCACATATACAGAGAGATCTCTTCGTGATCTTGTACGTGACCACTCAGGAAACAACACGAGATTAATGGTACCAGAGGATTCGGATATGAGAATGCATCAACGGGAACTTCTAGAGTCGATTGTGACTCTGTTGCCCGCGGAGAGAGCAGCTTTTCCAATCAATTTCTTGTGTTGTCTCCTGCGTACAGCTATTTTCTTAAGAGCAGCCAGTAGCTGCAAGAATGAATTGGAGAAAAGGATATCAGCAATACTAGAACACGTGACAGTCGATGATCTGTTAGTCTTGTCTTTTTCTTACGACGGAGAAAGACTATTCGATCTTGAGAGCGTGAGGAGAATCATTTCCGGATTTATGGAGAAAGAGAAGAGTGTAGCTGTGTTTAAAGGTGGTGATTTTGGAGACGTTTGTACCACCGCTATGCAGAGAGTTGCAAAGACTGTCGATGCTTATCTTGGTGAAATCGCTACATTTGGAGATCTCAGTATATCAAAATTCAATGGAATTGCTATTTTGGTTCCTAAGGGCGCGAGAAAGGCTGATGATGATCTTTATCGAGCTGTTGATATCTACTTGAAG GCACATCCAcatttggatgaaattgaaagagaaaaagTGTGTAGTGTGATGGATCCTTTGAAACTATCACATGAAGCAAGAGTCCATGCTTCTCAAAACAAACGTTTGCCGGTGCAAATAGTCCTTCATGCTCTCTATTTCGATCAACTAAAGATAAGGAGCGGAGCAGCAGATGATAGTAATAACAACATGCCCGAAGCCATGGCAACAAGGAATCAATTACAAGCTGATGTTTCCCTCGTAAAGGAAAATGAAGTTTTGAGAACGGAGTTGCTAAAGATGAAGATGTACATAGCAGATATACAGAAAACAACAAATTCTAGTCAAGGAACATCAAAAGGGAGTCTGAAGAAGACAACATTCTTCTCTTCTGTCTCCAAAACATTAGGCAAATTCAATCCCTTTAAACATGGATCAAAGGACACTTCTAGTATTGTTGATGATGCTGCTCTAGATCTTACTAAGCCTAGGAGAAGAAGATTTTCCATATCTTAA